One Acidobacteriota bacterium genomic window carries:
- the uvrA gene encoding excinuclease ABC subunit A, translating into MAHEGSAEDGAIVVRGARVHNLKEVDCEIPHNRLTVVTGLSGSGKSSLAFDTLYAEGQRRYVESLSAYARQFLERMEKPDVDDIEGIAPAVAIRQKNLTRNPRSTVATSTEIYDYLRLLFARIGTTTCPQCGQVVQKDHVDSIADQILGLTEGRKFYVLFRLNQAPVAATTPGRKPKAGSRGRPRNLRATTDSVGPSGQQGAVISDSLKRHLFMLRQRGFNRLFQDGRIFEFSAPESLLDIDFRKPVYALVDRLAVRPDIRQRFIDSVEICYREGGEAIINLLPQTPEEKAEWLSFNERFECKRCCIVFPEPQPSFFSFNNPAGACPQCQGFGNTIDFDPDLVVPDKKKTLGEGAIEPWTKPRYRSLQQEFKLAARDRGIPLNVPFYQLAPKHREWIMDGEGEFGGVRGFFKHLERKKYKLHIRVFLSRYRGYAVCSECRGGRLRREALNVSVEGKNIVDVCRLSIREARSFFDTLTLSQEQTKVAERVLEEIRSRIDFLYKVGLEYLTLDRLSSTLSGGESQRIQLATALGSNLVGTLYVLDEPSIGLHSRDTDRLIEILKNLRDIGNTILVVEHDPEMIRHSDRILDLGPGAGEHGGRIIYAGDYDGLIKDSHSLTGCYLRGELSVPVSAERRKPGKAWLRARGARQHNLKSIDVDIPLGLMVCVSGVSGSGKSTLVHDVLYNAMMARRGNAAPKVELDSIEGDEIFSDIILVDQSPLGRTPRSNPVTYIKAFDGIREAFASTPEAKKRHLSPGHFSFNIPGGRCETCQGDGTVTVEMQFLADIELVCEECHGMRFKPAILDVRFKGKNIHEVLQMTVKEALTFFAGIPSVAHKIHVLDEVGLGYLRLGQSATTLSGGEAQRVRLAAHMAHSATSQPLFIFDEPTTGLHFDDISKLLAAFRRLIDLGATVLIIEHNLDVLKAADWIIDLGPEGGDAGGKVVAAGSPEVIAACPQSYTGKFLASHFSDKTTSP; encoded by the coding sequence ATGGCGCACGAGGGCTCGGCAGAGGATGGTGCGATTGTTGTTCGCGGGGCACGTGTCCACAATCTGAAAGAGGTAGACTGCGAAATCCCTCACAACCGGCTGACGGTGGTGACCGGTCTTTCGGGTTCAGGAAAATCGAGCCTGGCGTTTGACACACTCTATGCGGAGGGGCAGCGACGCTATGTGGAATCGCTTTCCGCCTACGCGCGACAATTCCTGGAGCGGATGGAAAAACCGGACGTAGACGACATCGAAGGCATCGCCCCCGCTGTTGCTATCCGTCAGAAGAACCTGACCCGCAATCCGCGCTCGACCGTTGCCACCTCAACTGAAATCTACGATTACCTTCGGCTCCTGTTTGCAAGAATCGGCACCACAACCTGCCCACAGTGCGGCCAAGTGGTCCAAAAGGATCATGTGGATAGCATTGCCGATCAGATTCTGGGTCTTACAGAAGGTCGCAAGTTCTATGTTCTGTTCCGGTTGAACCAGGCGCCGGTAGCTGCGACGACACCTGGAAGAAAGCCCAAGGCCGGCTCCCGCGGACGTCCGCGCAATTTGAGAGCTACCACCGATTCCGTAGGGCCCTCCGGCCAGCAAGGCGCCGTCATCAGCGACTCCCTCAAGCGTCATTTGTTCATGCTGCGCCAGCGCGGGTTCAACCGCCTTTTTCAGGATGGCCGTATTTTTGAATTTTCTGCACCGGAGTCCCTCCTCGACATCGATTTTCGCAAGCCCGTTTACGCCCTGGTTGACCGGCTGGCAGTGCGTCCAGACATTCGCCAACGATTCATTGATTCAGTTGAAATCTGCTACCGTGAAGGCGGTGAGGCCATCATCAATCTGCTGCCGCAAACCCCCGAAGAGAAGGCAGAATGGCTGAGCTTTAATGAGCGGTTCGAATGCAAGAGATGCTGCATCGTGTTTCCTGAACCGCAGCCGTCATTTTTTTCTTTCAACAATCCCGCCGGCGCGTGTCCGCAATGCCAGGGGTTTGGGAATACAATTGATTTTGATCCCGACCTGGTGGTTCCGGATAAAAAGAAAACACTTGGCGAAGGCGCCATTGAGCCCTGGACCAAGCCCCGTTACCGGTCACTCCAACAGGAATTCAAATTGGCGGCGCGCGATCGCGGCATTCCGTTGAATGTGCCGTTCTATCAACTGGCTCCCAAACACCGGGAATGGATTATGGACGGCGAGGGGGAGTTCGGCGGAGTACGCGGATTTTTCAAACATCTCGAGCGTAAGAAGTACAAACTTCATATCAGAGTTTTCCTCAGCCGTTACCGCGGCTACGCTGTCTGTTCTGAGTGCCGCGGCGGCCGCCTGCGGCGAGAAGCCCTCAATGTTTCAGTCGAGGGGAAGAATATCGTCGACGTGTGCAGACTGTCTATCCGGGAAGCCCGCAGCTTTTTTGACACCCTGACTCTCAGCCAGGAACAGACCAAGGTTGCTGAAAGAGTGCTTGAGGAAATTCGATCGCGGATAGATTTTCTGTATAAGGTTGGGCTGGAATACCTGACGCTCGACCGGCTGTCCTCTACGCTCTCTGGCGGCGAATCTCAGCGAATCCAGTTGGCCACAGCCCTGGGGTCCAACCTCGTAGGGACGCTCTATGTGCTGGACGAGCCCTCCATCGGCCTTCACTCGAGAGACACGGACCGTCTGATCGAAATTCTGAAGAATCTCCGCGACATTGGAAACACTATCCTGGTAGTTGAGCATGATCCCGAAATGATCCGCCACTCTGACAGGATTCTGGACCTTGGCCCCGGAGCCGGTGAGCACGGCGGCCGCATTATTTACGCGGGAGACTATGACGGGCTGATCAAGGATTCCCATTCGCTCACTGGGTGTTACCTGAGGGGCGAGTTAAGTGTGCCGGTCTCGGCCGAGCGGCGCAAGCCGGGCAAGGCATGGCTGCGCGCCCGCGGAGCAAGACAGCACAATTTGAAGTCGATTGACGTGGATATTCCTCTCGGGCTCATGGTCTGTGTCAGTGGAGTATCGGGTTCTGGCAAGTCGACCCTGGTGCACGACGTCCTGTATAACGCAATGATGGCGCGGCGAGGCAACGCGGCGCCAAAAGTGGAACTGGATTCTATTGAAGGCGACGAGATATTTTCAGATATTATTCTTGTTGATCAGTCACCGCTTGGCCGCACGCCCCGCTCAAATCCTGTGACTTACATCAAGGCATTCGATGGGATTCGGGAAGCGTTTGCATCCACGCCGGAAGCAAAGAAGCGCCACTTAAGTCCAGGGCACTTCTCTTTCAACATTCCCGGAGGACGGTGCGAAACGTGTCAGGGCGACGGCACCGTGACCGTGGAAATGCAATTCCTTGCAGATATTGAACTGGTCTGCGAGGAGTGCCACGGCATGCGCTTCAAACCGGCGATCCTTGACGTGCGTTTTAAAGGGAAAAACATCCATGAAGTTCTTCAGATGACGGTGAAAGAGGCGCTGACTTTCTTTGCCGGGATTCCGTCCGTGGCCCATAAAATTCACGTTCTGGATGAAGTCGGCCTCGGCTATCTGCGCCTTGGGCAATCGGCCACAACATTGTCTGGTGGCGAAGCGCAGCGCGTGCGGCTAGCTGCGCACATGGCCCACTCAGCAACGTCACAGCCGCTCTTTATTTTCGATGAACCTACCACCGGCCTTCACTTTGATGACATCTCAAAGCTTCTGGCGGCATTCCGCCGGCTGATTGACCTTGGTGCGACCGTACTGATTATTGAACACAATCTGGACGTGCTGAAAGCGGCGGACTGGATCATTGATCTCGGGCCCGAAGGCGGTGATGCCGGTGGAAAAGTGGTGGCGGCGGGCTCGCCGGAAGTCATTGCGGCCTGCCCGCAGTCTTACACTGGAAAATTTCTTGCGAGTCATTTTTCTGATAAAACCACGTCCCCCTGA
- a CDS encoding sigma-70 family RNA polymerase sigma factor, which produces MANSPNTDLVKDEAVLVAEAKAGSYEAFEELVNRYEKKIYRLGLNLTGNPEDAEDMLQETFLKAFEHLSDFREDSRFYTWIVRIAINQGLMKLRKRRSSKEVQMEDAENEDGEVIPRDFADWRPNPEQELERTELEAILQDAARSLPITFRTVFFLRDVEGLSTEETAELLNLSEGAVKARLFRARLRLREELSKILKRG; this is translated from the coding sequence ATGGCAAACTCTCCTAACACCGATCTTGTAAAGGATGAAGCTGTCCTGGTGGCCGAGGCAAAGGCTGGCAGCTACGAGGCCTTCGAAGAGCTCGTCAACCGGTATGAAAAGAAGATCTACCGCCTTGGCCTGAACCTGACGGGCAATCCTGAGGATGCTGAGGACATGCTTCAGGAAACCTTCCTGAAGGCATTTGAGCATCTGTCCGATTTTCGAGAAGATTCCCGATTCTATACCTGGATCGTGCGAATTGCTATCAATCAGGGGTTGATGAAGCTCCGGAAGCGCCGCAGCAGCAAAGAAGTACAGATGGAAGACGCCGAAAATGAAGATGGGGAAGTTATCCCCAGAGATTTTGCAGATTGGCGTCCCAATCCGGAACAAGAATTGGAGCGTACTGAGCTTGAAGCTATCCTGCAAGACGCGGCGCGTTCGCTACCAATAACTTTTCGAACGGTTTTTTTTCTCCGCGACGTGGAAGGCCTTTCCACCGAGGAGACAGCCGAATTGCTTAACTTATCTGAAGGCGCCGTGAAGGCCCGCCTTTTCCGGGCGCGCCTTCGCCTTCGCGAAGAGTTAAGCAAGATCCTTAAACGAGGTTAA
- a CDS encoding zf-HC2 domain-containing protein, with protein sequence MNCKDALQQITGYLDGNVDEELRSMLEVHLKCCHHCQVVFDTTKKTIELYCDGKVFPLPSRVRERLHDALRTKWEARSR encoded by the coding sequence GTGAATTGTAAAGACGCGCTCCAACAGATTACCGGCTATCTGGATGGCAACGTAGATGAGGAACTGAGGAGTATGCTGGAAGTCCATCTCAAGTGCTGCCATCACTGCCAGGTTGTTTTCGATACGACGAAGAAAACGATCGAGCTTTATTGTGACGGCAAAGTCTTTCCGCTTCCCAGCAGGGTCCGTGAGCGGCTTCATGACGCGCTCCGCACGAAGTGGGAAGCCCGTTCCAGGTAG
- a CDS encoding VWA domain-containing protein, protein MLKVIPVLSLVLLATASVAFAQTQTNDGAFSIPAWIDKGKCTGDPAFGPTLNGKPAKVNKELAPTSDQIILLVLDVTDDISRINDAKQAIVTNISNLPHNVWVGVLRAQDGMHVLVDPTPDRQKVINTIQSFTSSGTPGLLETVRPTLSLADAMIRKSPVRVSVLYITDGSIYSYREDYTDPVINPSDAHDLSRRFRDVLINEKISKLKRHISSLEAPLFVVHLHYRQNDLDLAYQNGLDALAKDTGGETVICRSTAEISQAISHIFSRISDVWGLVLSVPNKADRELQVGLKASCGGQEVQISWRPHFRPKEE, encoded by the coding sequence ATGCTTAAAGTTATTCCTGTTCTCTCGCTCGTCCTTTTGGCGACAGCCAGTGTGGCCTTTGCCCAGACGCAGACGAATGACGGCGCTTTCTCGATCCCCGCCTGGATTGATAAGGGTAAATGCACAGGAGATCCCGCGTTTGGCCCCACGTTAAATGGCAAGCCCGCGAAGGTCAATAAGGAGTTGGCTCCAACCAGTGATCAGATCATCCTGCTTGTTTTGGATGTCACCGATGACATTTCACGAATCAACGACGCCAAGCAGGCCATTGTAACAAACATCTCCAATCTCCCCCACAACGTGTGGGTTGGAGTCCTGCGCGCACAGGACGGAATGCATGTTCTCGTCGACCCCACTCCCGACCGTCAGAAGGTGATCAATACCATTCAATCTTTCACCAGCAGCGGCACTCCGGGTTTGCTGGAAACTGTTCGACCGACACTTTCACTTGCAGATGCCATGATTCGTAAGTCGCCGGTCCGCGTCTCTGTGCTTTACATTACGGACGGAAGCATCTATAGCTACCGGGAAGATTACACGGATCCTGTCATAAACCCCAGTGATGCGCACGACCTTAGCCGGCGCTTCCGAGACGTCTTGATTAATGAGAAGATATCCAAACTGAAAAGGCACATCAGCTCCCTTGAGGCGCCGTTGTTCGTGGTTCACCTTCATTACCGGCAAAATGACCTCGATTTAGCGTACCAAAATGGCCTCGATGCGCTGGCAAAGGATACCGGCGGAGAGACTGTAATTTGTCGTTCGACTGCAGAGATTTCGCAGGCGATATCCCATATATTCTCGCGCATATCTGATGTCTGGGGGCTGGTTTTGTCTGTTCCGAACAAGGCAGATAGAGAATTGCAAGTGGGCCTGAAGGCATCGTGCGGCGGCCAAGAGGTCCAAATCTCGTGGCGTCCTCATTTTCGGCCCAAGGAGGAGTAA
- a CDS encoding DUF1572 domain-containing protein, translating to MKKPQDNLTRVLLKEAGRVLVKIYPRRIIRCLELLSEEEIWWRPNSASNSVGNVVLHLQGNVRQWIIAGLGGEADRRDRDREFAETGPIPRRILLAGMRRTIKEAQVVLADIIPQDLLDIYFIQGYRVTGLQAVCHVAEHFAFHTGQIIYVTKLKRGKDLKFTRLPAHRRASRGK from the coding sequence ATGAAGAAGCCTCAGGATAACCTGACCAGAGTACTGCTGAAAGAGGCGGGCCGTGTGCTTGTAAAAATTTACCCACGCCGCATCATTCGTTGTCTCGAACTTCTTTCCGAGGAAGAGATCTGGTGGCGACCCAATTCTGCGTCCAACAGCGTGGGAAACGTGGTTCTACACCTCCAGGGGAATGTACGCCAGTGGATTATCGCCGGGCTGGGTGGTGAAGCCGACCGGCGCGACCGAGACCGCGAGTTTGCGGAAACAGGCCCGATTCCCCGCCGGATACTCCTGGCTGGCATGCGAAGGACCATTAAAGAGGCGCAGGTGGTCCTGGCAGACATCATCCCGCAGGACCTCCTGGACATATATTTCATCCAAGGCTACCGCGTCACCGGTCTCCAGGCTGTTTGCCATGTGGCAGAACATTTCGCTTTTCACACAGGCCAGATTATCTATGTCACCAAACTCAAACGTGGGAAAGATCTAAAATTCACTCGACTCCCCGCCCATCGAAGAGCCTCAAGAGGAAAATAG
- a CDS encoding M48 family peptidase, whose protein sequence is MPSFKSRSRFVATRQLLLPITEHESPEFVFARVFRRLGIRRSVPDFHIEYRPFSGLRSIIALQGNSARVRISDILREAPLIVLEALAEILLTQLFRTQASEEARECYMAYVYDPAVRRRVDEARRSRGRVHLLPARGSYYDLAEIFARLNHRLFNDELSPCRIGWSPRPSRSVLGRYDPAHHTITISRSLDSESIPLEIVEYLVFHEMLHIRIPLERRGSRRIIHPRAFREAEKAFPNYRQVRDRLKKIFLP, encoded by the coding sequence ATGCCCTCTTTCAAGAGTCGTTCTCGTTTTGTTGCAACCCGGCAACTTCTGCTTCCCATCACCGAGCACGAATCCCCCGAGTTCGTTTTTGCCCGCGTGTTCCGCCGTCTGGGCATCCGGCGATCCGTGCCGGATTTCCATATCGAGTACCGCCCGTTTTCAGGCTTGCGCAGCATTATAGCGCTGCAGGGAAACAGTGCCCGTGTGCGCATCTCAGACATTCTTCGAGAGGCGCCGCTTATCGTGCTCGAAGCGCTTGCAGAGATCCTCCTTACCCAGCTTTTTAGAACACAGGCCTCTGAAGAAGCCCGGGAATGTTACATGGCGTACGTCTATGACCCTGCCGTGCGCCGCCGCGTGGACGAGGCCCGGCGCTCACGGGGGCGTGTTCACTTGCTTCCGGCACGTGGCAGTTATTATGATCTAGCGGAGATTTTTGCGCGCCTGAACCACCGTTTGTTCAATGATGAGCTTTCCCCCTGCCGGATTGGATGGAGCCCTCGGCCCTCGCGCAGCGTCCTCGGCCGCTACGACCCGGCTCACCACACCATCACCATCAGCAGGAGCCTGGACTCGGAATCAATTCCGCTTGAAATTGTCGAATATCTGGTTTTTCATGAGATGTTGCACATTCGAATTCCGCTGGAACGGCGCGGCTCGCGCCGGATTATCCATCCGCGGGCATTTCGCGAAGCGGAAAAAGCGTTTCCGAATTACAGGCAGGTTCGTGATCGGCTGAAAAAGATCTTCTTGCCATAA
- a CDS encoding DNA-3-methyladenine glycosylase 2 family protein gives MLIKPQQPFDFLRTLKFILSPPSLNNRSYEPLMDHFEDGEYRRVISIAGRPVLYGVREERNSNGTCLRIRVLKGPKDRSVQHQVRQAVSRQFAAGLDLTPFHKMARNDMVLRGLAERFRGMRIPQSPSVYECVVCAILEQQVNLTFAHQVKKALVETYGETVEFEGRSYSAFPEPHTLASTTSADLRKLQISGPKARYVIGISRTVANGKVDLEGLRSASSEEARARLMEHKGIGPWTADYVCLRALGKLDHLPSADVGLQKTVKIFYRLRKLPTSARVEQIGRKWEGWRSYATFYLWLTYWEQPEWKESLLAEIQPGNRILH, from the coding sequence GTGTTGATAAAACCACAGCAACCATTCGACTTCCTTCGCACGCTGAAGTTCATCCTGAGCCCGCCTTCCCTGAACAACCGCTCCTACGAACCGTTAATGGACCATTTTGAGGACGGCGAATATCGGCGGGTCATCAGTATTGCCGGGCGGCCGGTCCTTTACGGCGTGAGAGAGGAGCGGAACTCCAACGGAACGTGCCTGAGAATCAGGGTCCTGAAGGGGCCGAAAGACAGGAGTGTTCAACATCAGGTTCGGCAGGCGGTGTCACGGCAATTCGCGGCTGGGCTGGACCTGACCCCATTTCACAAGATGGCAAGGAATGACATGGTCCTCAGAGGCCTTGCTGAACGCTTTCGGGGCATGCGCATTCCACAGTCCCCTTCCGTGTATGAGTGCGTGGTCTGTGCCATTCTTGAGCAGCAGGTCAACCTGACTTTTGCACATCAGGTAAAAAAAGCGCTGGTTGAAACCTACGGAGAGACCGTTGAGTTCGAGGGACGGTCTTACAGCGCTTTCCCGGAGCCTCACACCCTGGCCTCGACGACCTCAGCAGACCTTCGTAAGCTCCAGATTTCAGGACCCAAGGCACGTTACGTCATCGGTATTTCTCGCACCGTCGCCAACGGCAAAGTTGATCTGGAAGGGTTGCGATCTGCATCGTCCGAAGAGGCCCGCGCCCGACTGATGGAGCACAAGGGAATCGGTCCATGGACAGCAGACTATGTTTGCCTTCGGGCGCTGGGAAAGCTTGACCACCTGCCATCAGCGGACGTCGGACTGCAAAAGACCGTCAAAATTTTCTACCGGCTTCGCAAGCTACCTACCTCTGCCCGCGTTGAACAGATAGGAAGAAAATGGGAGGGGTGGCGAAGTTATGCCACTTTCTATCTCTGGCTGACCTACTGGGAACAGCCAGAATGGAAGGAAAGTCTCCTGGCGGAAATACAACCCGGGAATAGGATCCTGCACTGA